One genomic segment of Aquipluma nitroreducens includes these proteins:
- a CDS encoding Gfo/Idh/MocA family protein, with amino-acid sequence MSKTYNWAILGCGKIARKFATDLKLCPNARLYAAASRSLESAQSFASELGFEKAYGSYEEMVNDPEVDVVYIATPHSHHLEHALLCLNHQKAVLCEKAFAINSKEVGLMIEAARRNKTFLMEAFWTRFQPSFLKVLEIIHSGELGALKMVHSDFAFNAEYNPEKRLYNVDLGGGSLLDIGIYPIFMSLMALGKPSEIKTMARFCPTGAEESIMMSFSYPGGEIASLVSSFASYSSTQTEFSFENGFVRLNRRFYTPTSLTYWKNWEEEKVITFEKGAGFGYELEAAHVMECLDAGKTESDWMPLNFSSDLMEIMDWVRKDAGIVFPKHD; translated from the coding sequence ATGAGCAAAACATACAATTGGGCCATTTTAGGATGCGGCAAAATCGCCCGTAAATTCGCCACCGACTTAAAACTTTGCCCCAACGCCCGACTTTATGCAGCAGCCTCGCGCTCGCTGGAAAGTGCACAGTCATTTGCCTCCGAACTGGGCTTTGAAAAAGCGTACGGCAGTTACGAAGAAATGGTAAACGACCCGGAAGTGGACGTGGTGTACATTGCGACTCCGCATTCCCATCACCTCGAACATGCTTTATTGTGCCTGAACCACCAAAAAGCGGTGTTGTGCGAAAAAGCATTTGCCATCAATTCCAAAGAAGTTGGTTTAATGATTGAAGCCGCCCGACGCAACAAGACTTTCCTGATGGAAGCTTTCTGGACCCGGTTTCAACCCAGTTTCCTGAAAGTCTTGGAAATTATTCATTCCGGAGAATTGGGAGCCCTGAAAATGGTTCATTCCGATTTTGCTTTCAATGCCGAATACAATCCGGAGAAACGTTTGTACAATGTTGATTTGGGCGGAGGTTCACTGCTCGACATCGGAATCTACCCGATTTTCATGTCGCTAATGGCCCTGGGAAAACCTTCAGAAATAAAAACCATGGCCAGGTTTTGTCCTACCGGAGCCGAAGAATCGATCATGATGTCGTTCAGTTATCCGGGAGGAGAAATTGCTTCCCTGGTTTCGAGTTTTGCATCCTATTCATCCACACAAACTGAATTTTCGTTCGAAAACGGATTTGTCCGGTTAAACAGGCGATTCTATACACCAACTTCGCTCACTTACTGGAAAAATTGGGAAGAAGAAAAAGTAATCACTTTTGAAAAAGGCGCCGGATTTGGTTATGAACTGGAAGCTGCGCATGTGATGGAATGCCTCGACGCCGGAAAAACAGAAAGCGACTGGATGCCTTTAAATTTCTCATCCGATCTGATGGAAATCATGGATTGGGTTCGAAAAGATGCCGGAATTGTATTTCCGAAGCACGATTAA
- the lipA gene encoding lipoyl synthase, whose translation MTELKAERERLPRWMKSPLPKGESYLKVKRLIADHHLNTICTSGNCPNKGECWNAGTASFMILGDKCTRNCRFCYVQNDVPEPVDWFEPLRLAKTIQTLGLKHCVITSVTRDDLADGGAEFWATTIRKIKELNPETTIETLIPDLNAQPEHLQKVIDAAPDVISHNMETVRRLTPKVRSTARYDRSLQVISMISAAGIVSKSGIMVGLGETESEVLQTMDDLRSAGCKVLTIGQYLQPDSNLLPVQEYITPETFEKYRTEGMKRGFSYVESSPLVRSSYHAERHVKG comes from the coding sequence ATGACAGAATTAAAAGCGGAACGGGAACGATTGCCGCGATGGATGAAATCTCCACTGCCTAAAGGAGAAAGTTACCTAAAAGTGAAGCGTTTAATAGCCGACCACCATTTAAATACGATATGCACCAGTGGAAATTGCCCCAACAAAGGTGAATGCTGGAATGCCGGAACAGCCAGTTTTATGATTCTGGGCGATAAATGTACCCGCAATTGCCGGTTTTGCTACGTGCAGAATGATGTGCCTGAACCTGTCGATTGGTTCGAACCGCTACGTTTAGCCAAAACCATACAAACGCTCGGGTTAAAACATTGTGTGATAACTTCAGTAACCCGCGACGATTTAGCCGATGGAGGCGCTGAATTTTGGGCAACAACCATTCGCAAAATAAAGGAACTGAACCCTGAAACCACTATTGAAACACTCATTCCGGATCTGAATGCGCAACCCGAACACCTGCAAAAAGTGATTGATGCTGCTCCTGATGTGATTTCGCACAACATGGAAACCGTTCGCCGTTTGACGCCGAAAGTCAGGAGTACAGCGCGCTACGACCGAAGTTTACAGGTTATTTCCATGATTTCAGCTGCCGGAATTGTATCAAAATCGGGAATTATGGTTGGTTTGGGCGAAACCGAAAGCGAGGTCTTGCAAACCATGGACGATTTACGATCAGCAGGCTGCAAAGTTCTTACCATTGGACAATACCTTCAACCCGACTCGAATTTGTTGCCGGTTCAGGAATACATTACTCCTGAAACTTTTGAAAAGTACCGGACAGAAGGCATGAAACGTGGATTTTCGTATGTCGAAAGCAGTCCATTGGTGCGGTCGTCGTATCATGCAGAAAGGCATGTGAAAGGATAG
- a CDS encoding ferredoxin--NADP reductase, with the protein MKRQKHIVQKVINLTPETFIIRLDRGDFQFEPGQYVVIRIPDQNKGREYSIYSGINDDYLDFLVREIPEGGFSRYLRHLLPGSELDVEGPKGYFILDEKTRKGHKAMLIATGTGISPFHSYVRSYPDLNFRVLHGVHFADEAYGRESFNPDNYLLCTSRSDGGDYFGRVTYYLKENKIDADTICYLCGNSEMIDEVSTILEKYGLPPENIRTEVFF; encoded by the coding sequence ATGAAACGTCAAAAACATATCGTTCAAAAAGTTATCAACCTAACCCCTGAAACATTTATCATTCGGCTCGACCGCGGAGATTTTCAATTTGAACCCGGTCAGTATGTGGTTATTCGCATTCCAGATCAGAATAAAGGAAGAGAGTATTCCATTTACAGCGGCATCAACGACGACTACCTTGATTTTTTGGTTCGTGAGATTCCTGAAGGTGGATTTTCGCGCTATCTGAGGCATTTGTTACCTGGTTCCGAGCTGGATGTTGAAGGCCCAAAAGGTTATTTTATTCTCGATGAGAAAACCAGGAAAGGGCACAAAGCCATGCTAATTGCAACCGGAACAGGGATTTCGCCATTCCATTCGTATGTGAGATCGTATCCTGATCTGAATTTTCGGGTTTTACATGGAGTGCATTTTGCAGATGAAGCCTATGGACGAGAATCTTTCAATCCGGATAACTATTTGTTGTGCACTTCCCGAAGTGATGGAGGTGACTATTTTGGGCGCGTAACCTATTACTTGAAGGAAAATAAGATTGATGCTGATACCATTTGTTACCTCTGCGGAAACTCCGAGATGATTGACGAAGTTTCAACCATTCTGGAGAAATACGGTCTTCCTCCTGAAAATATCCGAACCGAAGTGTTTTTTTAA
- a CDS encoding B3/B4 domain-containing protein encodes MRTISISNELKEGCPKLRLGCVEANVNVHESSDELLTEMNGQIQRISQSLAIESISKIPTISASRKAYKACGKDPARYRLSAEALLRRVVSGKGLYQINNVVDQLNLVSITTGFSIGGYDADQIHGNVVFGIGRSDEPYSGIGRGELNIENLPVFRDDHGAFGTPTSDSSRTEVREQTRRFLMILIDFEGDHILEGALQMAEQFLKTHCQAENVEINIVD; translated from the coding sequence ATGAGAACGATTAGTATCAGTAACGAACTCAAAGAAGGTTGTCCGAAATTAAGGCTGGGCTGTGTTGAAGCCAATGTGAATGTGCATGAGTCTTCCGACGAATTATTGACTGAGATGAATGGTCAGATTCAGCGAATCAGTCAATCACTTGCGATTGAATCCATCAGTAAAATACCAACAATTTCAGCTTCGCGTAAAGCCTACAAAGCTTGCGGAAAAGATCCGGCACGTTACCGTTTGTCGGCCGAGGCTCTGTTACGTCGGGTTGTTTCAGGAAAAGGATTATATCAAATCAATAACGTGGTTGACCAGTTAAACCTGGTTTCAATAACCACTGGCTTTTCGATTGGAGGATATGACGCTGATCAGATTCATGGAAATGTTGTCTTTGGAATTGGTCGATCGGATGAGCCCTATTCCGGAATTGGACGAGGAGAATTGAATATTGAAAATCTGCCTGTTTTTCGGGACGATCATGGTGCTTTTGGTACGCCAACCAGCGATTCTTCGCGAACAGAAGTGCGTGAACAAACCCGACGTTTTCTGATGATCCTGATTGATTTTGAGGGTGATCACATTCTTGAAGGAGCGCTGCAAATGGCTGAACAATTTTTGAAAACCCATTGTCAGGCTGAAAACGTTGAAATAAATATTGTTGATTAA
- a CDS encoding 1-acyl-sn-glycerol-3-phosphate acyltransferase, translated as MWRACCKFALKLWGWKTVNGVMPHQKAIIIGVPHTSAWDFVISYLYYTSVGGVANIMIKKEFFFWPLGILLRKLGAIQIDRTKGTTVVKQIIKEMNSRETMHLAITPEGTRERNKRWKAGFHTIAKATGATVYLGFFDFGRKEVGWLETFELTDDAEDDIRRMKAYYRTRGVVGKHPEWFSAEE; from the coding sequence ATGTGGAGAGCTTGTTGTAAGTTTGCATTGAAACTGTGGGGCTGGAAGACTGTAAATGGTGTAATGCCACATCAAAAAGCAATAATTATAGGTGTTCCACACACCAGCGCCTGGGATTTTGTCATATCATATCTTTATTATACATCGGTTGGGGGAGTTGCCAACATCATGATTAAAAAGGAATTTTTCTTTTGGCCGTTGGGTATTTTACTCCGGAAATTGGGGGCAATTCAGATCGACCGAACCAAAGGAACAACCGTGGTGAAGCAGATCATAAAGGAGATGAATAGTCGTGAAACCATGCATCTGGCTATTACTCCTGAAGGAACACGCGAACGGAATAAACGTTGGAAGGCTGGGTTTCATACCATCGCTAAAGCGACCGGAGCGACGGTTTATCTTGGCTTTTTCGATTTCGGACGGAAAGAAGTAGGTTGGCTGGAAACGTTTGAATTAACTGATGATGCAGAGGACGATATTCGGCGAATGAAAGCATATTATCGTACCCGGGGAGTTGTTGGTAAACATCCGGAATGGTTTTCGGCGGAAGAGTAA
- a CDS encoding amidohydrolase, protein MTQETLRIAVFQFDLAWENPEINRIKIDEWLQKANRKMDVVFLPETFSTGFSMNVELAESMDGETIQWMKARCAEHQLALCGSLIIKENEQFFNRLVFVEPSGEIHFYNKRHLFTMASEESHFQPGTERLIVNYKGWRICPLICYDLRFPVWARNRNEYDILVYSANWPESRTEVWNTLLKARAIENQAYVVGANRVGVDGSNILYSGNSQLIDPKGTQLSAIADHHKGIVFAGFSHKELMEFRKKFPVLNDADSFSLQ, encoded by the coding sequence ATGACTCAAGAAACCTTACGAATTGCAGTATTTCAATTTGATTTGGCCTGGGAAAATCCTGAAATCAATCGGATAAAAATTGACGAATGGCTCCAGAAAGCTAACCGAAAAATGGATGTTGTTTTTCTTCCTGAAACATTTTCAACCGGCTTTTCTATGAATGTTGAACTTGCAGAATCCATGGATGGTGAAACGATACAATGGATGAAAGCACGGTGCGCTGAGCATCAGCTTGCTTTGTGTGGAAGTTTGATCATCAAAGAAAACGAACAGTTTTTTAATCGTTTAGTGTTTGTAGAGCCTTCAGGAGAAATACATTTTTACAACAAACGCCACCTGTTTACCATGGCTAGCGAAGAAAGTCACTTTCAGCCTGGGACTGAACGGTTAATTGTGAATTACAAAGGTTGGCGGATTTGTCCATTGATTTGCTACGACCTGCGTTTCCCCGTTTGGGCAAGGAACAGGAATGAATACGATATTTTGGTGTATTCGGCCAACTGGCCTGAATCGCGAACTGAAGTTTGGAATACCTTGCTAAAAGCACGAGCCATCGAAAATCAGGCATACGTAGTTGGGGCAAACAGGGTAGGAGTGGATGGAAGTAATATTCTCTATTCAGGAAACTCGCAACTAATCGACCCGAAAGGAACTCAACTTTCGGCAATTGCTGATCACCACAAGGGTATTGTTTTCGCTGGATTTTCGCACAAAGAATTGATGGAATTCAGGAAAAAATTCCCGGTTTTGAACGATGCCGATTCATTTTCATTACAATAG
- a CDS encoding glycoside hydrolase family 27 protein, giving the protein MKKIIWTILLGITFLGASAQKFDQLAKTPPMGWNSWNKFACNVSEKLIMQMADEMVSSGMQDAGYEYVVIDDCWQVDRDENGEIVVDKDRFPHGMKYVADYVHSKGLKFGIYSCAGSKTCAGRPGGRGHEFQDARTYASYGVDYLKYDWCNTTTQEAKSSYTTMRDGLFAAKRPIVFSLCEWGTAKPWEWAKEVGHLWRTTGDIVDRWDSMIDILDKEKDLAKYSGPGGWNDPDMLEVGNGGMTTEEYRTHFSLWCMLAAPLMAGNDLGNMSPETAEILKNAEVIALDQDVLGKQGFCYRDNGDYEIWIKKLANNEKAACLLNRSDEEKTVQVDYNVLLKANDNYWASEPYKLENYKLRDLWEHKEVSLEKSTVFVKMPPHSVKVYRFLKK; this is encoded by the coding sequence ATGAAAAAAATAATCTGGACAATTCTCCTTGGAATAACGTTTCTCGGAGCCTCAGCACAAAAGTTTGATCAGCTTGCCAAAACTCCACCAATGGGTTGGAACAGTTGGAATAAATTTGCCTGTAACGTAAGCGAAAAACTCATCATGCAAATGGCTGACGAAATGGTTAGCAGCGGTATGCAGGATGCCGGATATGAATATGTTGTAATCGACGATTGCTGGCAGGTTGACCGCGACGAAAATGGTGAAATTGTTGTCGATAAAGACCGCTTTCCACACGGAATGAAATATGTAGCTGATTACGTTCACTCCAAAGGCTTAAAATTCGGAATCTATTCTTGTGCCGGATCAAAAACCTGTGCCGGACGACCAGGTGGAAGAGGTCACGAGTTTCAGGATGCCCGCACATACGCCAGTTATGGAGTTGATTACCTGAAATACGATTGGTGCAACACCACTACTCAGGAAGCAAAATCTAGCTACACAACTATGCGCGACGGCCTTTTCGCCGCTAAACGACCGATTGTGTTTAGTTTGTGCGAATGGGGCACTGCCAAACCCTGGGAGTGGGCCAAAGAGGTTGGTCATTTGTGGCGGACTACCGGCGATATTGTCGACCGTTGGGATTCGATGATTGATATTTTGGATAAAGAAAAAGATCTTGCAAAATATTCCGGTCCTGGTGGCTGGAACGATCCGGATATGTTGGAAGTTGGAAATGGCGGTATGACAACCGAAGAATACCGGACTCACTTTTCGTTGTGGTGTATGCTTGCAGCTCCGCTGATGGCTGGTAACGATCTGGGAAATATGTCGCCCGAAACCGCTGAGATATTGAAGAATGCTGAAGTAATTGCGTTGGATCAGGATGTTTTAGGCAAACAAGGTTTTTGCTATCGCGATAATGGCGATTACGAAATTTGGATTAAAAAACTGGCGAACAATGAAAAGGCAGCCTGTTTATTAAATCGTAGTGATGAAGAAAAAACGGTTCAGGTCGACTATAATGTTTTATTGAAAGCCAATGATAATTATTGGGCATCAGAACCATACAAACTCGAAAATTACAAATTGCGCGATTTGTGGGAGCACAAAGAAGTTAGCCTCGAAAAAAGCACTGTTTTTGTGAAAATGCCACCGCACTCGGTAAAGGTTTACCGTTTTCTAAAAAAATAA
- a CDS encoding glycoside hydrolase family 97 protein, giving the protein MKAGFLIFLMMMGLCVFAKDYTVSSPNGSIKVTVSVDTQIKWSAAVNNQAIFTNNTLSLDLGTSVLGTNPKLVSAKTTSVKSIVQTVVAVKSKTIDNTYNQLSLTFKPNYAVNFRVFDNGIAYRFETSIKDEIMVKNEEVGLNFAGDFGVLFPEEETVYSHYERLYLDTKIGSLAAGRFSSLPTLVKADNNIKIGITEADLFDYPCLFLEATGNAAFTSKYPKVILKADPKGDRAIQNIQEADYIAKTSGTRTFPWRVFMISTEDARLVENQMVFLLSRESKIAETSWIKPGLVAWDWWNENNVYGVDFKAGLDTKTYKYYIDFAAKNNIPYIILDEGWTKSTLNIKEANPTLDIQELIAYGKSKNVDIILWCLWNALDADLEGTLDIYAKWGAKGIKTDFMARSEQYMVNFYERTAKACADRKLLVDFHGAFKPSGMARAYPNIINHEGVRGMENCKWSKDITPEHDVTLCFTRMLAGPMDFTPGSMTNKNEKDFAISFSHPMSQGTRCHQVAMYVCYDAPVQMLCDSPSNYYKEPETTSFISKMPTVWDETKILDAKVGDYILTARHKDNNWYLGAMTDWTARTLDVDFSFLGEGTYEIEIMQDGINAEVSCNDYKRIVKQVTKADKMKIELAKGGGWAAICKKI; this is encoded by the coding sequence ATGAAAGCAGGATTTTTAATTTTTTTGATGATGATGGGTCTTTGCGTTTTTGCTAAAGACTACACCGTGAGTTCCCCCAACGGAAGTATAAAGGTGACCGTTTCTGTAGATACACAGATTAAATGGTCGGCAGCAGTGAATAATCAGGCTATTTTTACCAACAATACTTTGAGCCTCGATTTGGGAACTTCGGTTTTAGGCACAAATCCAAAATTAGTTTCAGCAAAAACAACTTCTGTAAAATCAATTGTTCAAACTGTTGTGGCCGTTAAATCGAAAACCATAGACAATACCTATAACCAACTAAGCCTTACATTTAAGCCAAATTATGCCGTTAATTTCCGGGTGTTCGATAATGGGATTGCTTACCGTTTCGAAACCAGCATAAAAGACGAAATTATGGTGAAAAATGAAGAAGTAGGCCTGAATTTCGCTGGAGACTTCGGCGTGCTTTTCCCTGAAGAAGAAACCGTTTACTCGCATTACGAACGCCTTTACCTTGACACAAAAATCGGCTCTTTGGCTGCAGGAAGGTTCTCTTCTCTTCCTACTTTGGTGAAAGCTGATAACAACATCAAAATTGGTATCACCGAGGCCGATTTGTTTGATTATCCCTGTTTATTTTTGGAAGCTACCGGTAACGCAGCTTTCACAAGTAAATATCCCAAAGTTATCCTGAAGGCTGATCCCAAAGGTGACCGCGCGATTCAAAACATTCAGGAAGCCGATTACATTGCTAAAACTTCAGGAACCCGTACTTTCCCCTGGCGTGTTTTCATGATCAGTACCGAAGATGCACGGTTGGTCGAAAACCAAATGGTTTTTCTGCTTTCACGTGAAAGTAAAATTGCAGAAACCAGTTGGATTAAACCCGGTTTAGTGGCATGGGACTGGTGGAACGAAAACAATGTTTACGGAGTTGATTTCAAAGCTGGGCTGGATACCAAAACCTACAAATATTACATCGATTTTGCAGCAAAAAACAATATCCCTTACATCATACTTGATGAAGGATGGACCAAATCAACATTGAATATCAAAGAGGCTAACCCTACTCTCGATATTCAGGAATTAATTGCCTACGGAAAATCGAAAAATGTTGATATTATCCTTTGGTGTCTCTGGAATGCACTTGATGCTGACTTGGAGGGTACACTAGATATTTATGCCAAGTGGGGTGCAAAAGGAATAAAAACCGATTTCATGGCTCGTTCGGAGCAATACATGGTCAATTTCTACGAACGTACAGCTAAAGCATGTGCTGACCGTAAATTGCTGGTTGATTTTCACGGAGCATTTAAACCTTCAGGAATGGCCAGGGCGTACCCAAATATTATTAATCACGAAGGTGTAAGAGGAATGGAAAATTGCAAATGGAGCAAAGACATTACTCCTGAACATGATGTAACCTTGTGTTTTACCCGCATGCTTGCCGGTCCGATGGATTTTACGCCAGGATCTATGACCAATAAAAATGAGAAGGATTTTGCTATCAGTTTTTCACATCCGATGAGTCAGGGAACACGTTGTCACCAGGTTGCGATGTACGTTTGCTACGATGCGCCGGTGCAAATGCTGTGCGATAGTCCGTCGAATTATTATAAGGAACCCGAAACGACCTCATTCATCAGCAAAATGCCTACAGTTTGGGACGAAACAAAAATTTTGGATGCCAAAGTTGGAGATTACATCCTGACCGCCCGACACAAAGACAATAATTGGTATTTGGGTGCCATGACCGACTGGACAGCCCGTACATTAGATGTCGATTTCTCGTTTCTGGGCGAAGGAACATACGAAATTGAGATTATGCAGGATGGAATTAACGCTGAAGTAAGTTGCAACGATTATAAACGGATTGTGAAACAAGTAACTAAAGCCGATAAGATGAAAATTGAATTGGCAAAAGGTGGTGGCTGGGCTGCAATTTGTAAGAAAATTTAA
- a CDS encoding BlaI/MecI/CopY family transcriptional regulator has translation MKELTKAEEQIMQELWTLEKAFVKEIVDKLPEPKPAYNTVSTIIRILEKKGFVDHYAYGKTHQYFPLISKTDYTKSYFKNFLSGYFSNSFQEMVSFFAKEDKMSLSDLEEIIKEAGKDLEPDNPKSND, from the coding sequence ATGAAGGAATTAACCAAGGCTGAAGAACAAATTATGCAGGAATTGTGGACGCTCGAAAAAGCTTTTGTCAAAGAAATTGTCGACAAGCTTCCAGAGCCAAAACCTGCATACAACACGGTTTCTACCATTATCCGAATTCTGGAAAAGAAAGGATTTGTTGACCATTACGCGTATGGAAAAACACACCAGTATTTTCCGCTGATCAGCAAGACGGATTATACGAAATCGTACTTCAAGAATTTCCTCAGTGGTTATTTCAGCAATTCGTTTCAGGAAATGGTATCGTTTTTTGCCAAAGAAGACAAAATGAGCCTCTCAGACCTTGAAGAAATCATCAAGGAAGCTGGAAAAGATTTGGAACCTGATAACCCAAAATCCAATGACTAG
- a CDS encoding M56 family metallopeptidase has product MTSFVNYLIESGISLSLFALVYFLFLRRETFFSINRWFLLVSIGFSAVLPLLHIPFYTPQPTLLAEVTVTPYVNLLSTITIYGSGFTHEAETLVLSYSLFGYVYLIGVVLFAVKLFIQLFQIGRLIKQNRVIAEGKFKLVVLDREISPFSFLNYIFVSSNLQNTKGWEKMLEHERQHIRQGHTFDVLLLEIIAIVQWFNPFFWMFRRALRENHEFLADQAVISHGTAPSWYKQILINQYVGDQIVIANNFNYSLIKIRIKMMSKIKSSKITYAKILLGIILAGSLTASFAFEQKKSTSIPPNPEKQTKTILVDGHEVQISGDKTGVEKLLNAIAKSEAYGLLKDAKTGKLTLGEKTGNKTLVDEAVEPKIQLSSGEEVFMVVDEMPVFPGGDQALRNFLAQAVKYPPEAVKKGIQGKVYVTFVVNKDGSVSNAKIARGVDPSLDAEALRVVKLLPKWKPGKQKGQDVAVQYTVPIKFALQ; this is encoded by the coding sequence ATGACTAGCTTTGTCAATTATCTGATCGAATCGGGAATAAGCCTGAGCCTTTTCGCACTCGTTTATTTCCTGTTTTTAAGGCGCGAAACTTTTTTCAGCATTAACCGCTGGTTTTTGCTGGTTTCGATAGGTTTCTCAGCTGTATTACCCTTGTTGCATATTCCGTTTTATACGCCTCAGCCAACACTTTTAGCTGAAGTTACTGTAACTCCGTATGTCAATTTATTAAGTACTATTACCATTTATGGATCTGGTTTTACGCATGAAGCTGAGACACTTGTTTTAAGTTATAGCTTGTTTGGTTATGTATATTTGATTGGTGTAGTGCTTTTTGCTGTAAAGCTTTTTATTCAGTTGTTCCAGATTGGCCGACTAATAAAGCAAAACAGGGTAATTGCTGAAGGTAAATTTAAACTAGTTGTTTTGGATCGGGAAATCAGTCCGTTTTCATTTCTGAATTATATTTTCGTTAGCAGTAACCTGCAAAATACGAAAGGTTGGGAAAAGATGCTCGAACACGAACGGCAACATATCCGGCAAGGGCATACTTTTGACGTACTTCTGCTCGAAATCATAGCCATCGTTCAGTGGTTTAATCCTTTCTTTTGGATGTTCAGACGGGCATTGCGCGAGAATCACGAATTTCTGGCCGATCAGGCCGTCATCTCTCATGGAACTGCACCTTCGTGGTACAAGCAGATCCTCATCAATCAGTATGTTGGTGACCAGATTGTAATCGCCAACAACTTCAACTATTCGTTAATTAAAATCCGAATCAAAATGATGTCAAAAATAAAATCCAGCAAAATTACCTATGCAAAAATATTGCTGGGCATAATATTGGCCGGAAGCTTAACTGCTTCATTCGCCTTTGAACAAAAGAAATCAACAAGTATTCCACCGAATCCCGAAAAACAGACAAAAACAATTCTTGTTGATGGGCATGAAGTACAAATTTCAGGCGATAAGACAGGAGTAGAGAAGCTTTTGAATGCCATTGCCAAATCTGAAGCATATGGATTATTGAAAGATGCAAAAACTGGCAAATTAACTCTTGGAGAAAAAACAGGAAACAAGACTTTGGTGGATGAGGCAGTGGAACCCAAGATTCAATTGAGCTCTGGGGAAGAAGTATTTATGGTTGTCGATGAAATGCCTGTTTTCCCAGGTGGCGATCAAGCATTGAGAAATTTCCTTGCTCAAGCAGTTAAATATCCTCCGGAAGCCGTAAAAAAGGGAATTCAAGGGAAAGTATATGTAACTTTTGTGGTTAATAAAGACGGTTCTGTTTCAAATGCAAAGATTGCAAGAGGTGTTGATCCTTCATTGGATGCCGAAGCTTTGCGTGTAGTGAAACTATTGCCAAAATGGAAGCCGGGCAAGCAGAAAGGACAAGATGTTGCTGTTCAGTACACGGTTCCAATCAAATTTGCTCTTCAATAG